Part of the Candidatus Polarisedimenticolaceae bacterium genome, ACCCGAGTCGATCCCGAAGCTGGTCGAAGAGCCGGAGCGAGAGTTTCGCGACGTGTTCGTGGTGCGGGCCGTGGTATCCGAGACGCCGGAGCAGCCGGGCGACGCTTCGCCGCCTCACGTCCGCGAAGCGCGCGCTCTCCTCGATCCCCTTGCCGTGGCGCTGGATGTAGTCGACGAGGATCCCTTCGCGAAGCGCCCACGTGCAGGCGGTGAGGGAGGTCGCCCGGATCCCGCGCAGGATCTGGTCGGCCACCGCGGCCCCGGCGTAGATGAGGTCCACGCGCTTGGCGTCCATGCCCTTCAGGCGCAGCCGCCGCTCGCGTTCCGACTCCCGGAGCGTCTTCGCCAGGCGCGCGATCTCGGAGGGGGCCACCGTCACCCCGTGGAGCGTCTTTCCGGGGTGCACGCCCAGCCGGTGCGCCGCCATGGAGACGAGGCACAACATCGTCCCCGACGTCGCGATCACCCGGCGCGCCCCCGCGTGCCGCGCCGCGTGCACCGCCGCCTCGAGCTCGTGACGGAGGTGCGCGTCGAGATCCTTGACCGAACGCGCCGTCGGGGGATCCCCGTGCAGGAACCGCTCGGTCATCCGCGCGCACCCGAGCTTCAGGCTGTGCAGCGCCGTCGGCTGGCCGCCCTCGACCACGATCAGCTCGACGCTCCCCCCCCCGATGTCGAGGATCACCGACGGCTCGCCGCGCAGGTCCATCGCCTGGACGGCGCCGAGCCAGATCAGGCGCGCCTCCTCCCGGCCGGGGATCACCTTCAGCCGGATCCCCGTCTGCTCCTTCACCCGCTGGATGAAGTCGCCGCCGTTGCGCGCCTCGCGCACCGCGCTCGTCGCCACGGCGCGGATCCGCGTGGCCCCCTGTCGCTCGGCGAGCGTCTTGAACTGGGCGATCGAGCGGACGCCGGCCTCCATCGCCGTCGCCGTCAGCCGTCCGTGGGTGAGCCCGTTGCGGCCGAGCCGCACCATCTCCTTCGCGCGGTCGAGGACGCGGAAGTGCCCGTCGGGATCGACCTGGGCGACGATCATGTGCACCGAGTTGGTGCCGACGTCCATGGCGGCGACGCGCACGGCACCAGTCTAGTTCATGCGGGCCCGGGATCCTGCACCCGGTAGCCGACGCCGCGCACGGTTCCCAGCCACGGCGAGGCATCGCCCAGCTTGTGGCGGAGCCGGCGCATGTGCGTGTCCACGGTGCGCGACATCACCTCGGCGTCGTAGCCCCAGACCTCCGAGAGGAGCGCC contains:
- a CDS encoding Ppx/GppA phosphatase family protein produces the protein MRVAAMDVGTNSVHMIVAQVDPDGHFRVLDRAKEMVRLGRNGLTHGRLTATAMEAGVRSIAQFKTLAERQGATRIRAVATSAVREARNGGDFIQRVKEQTGIRLKVIPGREEARLIWLGAVQAMDLRGEPSVILDIGGGSVELIVVEGGQPTALHSLKLGCARMTERFLHGDPPTARSVKDLDAHLRHELEAAVHAARHAGARRVIATSGTMLCLVSMAAHRLGVHPGKTLHGVTVAPSEIARLAKTLRESERERRLRLKGMDAKRVDLIYAGAAVADQILRGIRATSLTACTWALREGILVDYIQRHGKGIEESARFADVRRRSVARLLRRLGYHGPHHEHVAKLSLRLFDQLRDRLGLSPAHRELLEYAALLHDIGHLIGREDHYLHSYYLIVHGELFGFTREEVELMGQVALHHHRRGIPKPPSDPEVPLPTTEWKAIRALSSILRLAEGLDRSHWGIVSDVRVAKRRSGGAVLELRTDGHDAALEVWEAGRRTELLAKLLGGEVRLRVAGRR